The region TGGCTGGAGCGCTTCCGCGGGTCGCTCGTCGTGGTCAAGTACGGCGGCAACGCCATGGTCGACGACGAGCTCAAGGCCGCGTTCGCCCAGGACGTCGCCTTCCTGCGCTACGCCGGGCTGCGTCCCGTGGTCGTGCACGGCGGTGGCCCGCAAATCGCCCAGATGCTCGGCCGGCTGGGGCTCGAGAGCGAGTTCCGCGGCGGCCTGCGCGTCACGACACCGGAGGTCATGGACGTCGTCCGCATGGTGCTCACCGGCCAAGTCGGTCGTGAGCTCGTCGGGCTGCTCAACCAGCACGGCCCGGTCGCCGTGGGGCTGTCCGGCGAGGACGCGGGCCTCTTCGGCGCCCGCCGCCGTGGCACCCAGGTCGACGGCGAGGAGGTCGACCTCGGCCTGGTCGGTGACGTCGTCACGGTGAATCCCGGTGCGGTGCAGGACATCCTCGACGCCGGACGCATCCCCGTCGTCTCGACGGTCGCGCCGGACCTCGATGTCGAGGGCCAGGTCCTCAACATCAACGCCGACACCGCGGCGGCCGCGCTGGCCGTCGCGCTGGGGGCGCACAAGCTCGTCATGCTCACGGACGTCGAGGGCGTCTACGCCGACTGGCCGGACCGCGACTCGCTGCTGTCGTCGCTGTCGGTCAGCGGTGCGCGGGACCTGCTCGGCCGGGTCGACGCGGGGATGATCCCCAAGCTCGAAGCGTGCGTACGCGCCGTCGACAACGGCGTCCCCCAGGCGCACGTCATCGACGGTCGGCAGCCGCACTCCCTGCTGCTCGAGGTCTTCACCTCCGAGGGCATCGGCACCATGGTGGTGCCTGACGCGGACACCGACGCCCGCGCAACCCACGGCAACCCCGCTCGAACGACGGAAGGCGACGCCTGATGACCACGCGCAACGACGAGCTGCTCGAGCGGTACGAGCACTCGGTCCTCGGCGTCTTCGGGCGACCTCCGCTCGTGCTGTCCCACGGGGACGGCTGCTGGGTCCACGACGTCGACGGCAAGCGCTACCTCGACCTCGTCGGTGGCATCGCGGTCAACGCGCTCGGCCACGGCCACCCGGCCCTCGTGGCCGCGATCAGCAAGCAGGCGGGAGAGGCGATCCACGTCTCCAACCTGTTCACGTCGCCGGGCCAGATCGCCCTCGCCGAGCGGATCCTCGGCATCGCGGACGCACCCGAGGGGTCCGCCGTCTTCTTCGCCAACTCGGGGGCCGAGGCCATCGAGGCGGCCATCAAGCTGAGCCGCCGCACCGGCCGTGGCGGGATCGTCGCGGCCGAGGGTGCCTTCCACGGCCGCACCACCGGCGCCCTCGCCCTGACGCACAAGGCGGTCTACCGCGAGCCCTTCGCGCCCCTCATGCCCGGGGTGAGCCACGTGCCGTACGGCGACGAGGACGCACTGCGCGCAGCGGTCGGCCCGGGGACCGGCGCCGTGGTCCTCGAAGCCGTCCAGGGGGAGGCAGGGGTGCTCGAGGCCACGACCGCCTACCTCCAGCTCGCCCGCGAGCTGACCACCGCCCACGGCGCCCTGCTCGTCGTCGACGAGATCCAGACCGGGATCGGGCGCACCGGCACGTGGTTCGCGTTCCAGCAGGCCGGCATCGTGCCCGATGCGATCACCCTGGCCAAGGGTCTCGGTGGCGGGGTGCCGATCGGCGCCCTCGTGACGTTCGGGCCCGAGGTGTCCGGTCTGCTCACCGTCGGGCAGCACGGCTCGACGTTCGGCGGCAACCCGCTGGCCGCAGCCGCCGGGCTCGCCGTCATCGACACCATCGAGGAGCAGGGGCTTCTGCACCATGCCGCCGAAGCCGGCCAGCACCTCGCGGATTCCGTTGCCGCACTGGACCATCCACTCATCACCGGAGTCCGGGGCAAGGGACTCCTGCGCGCCATCACCCTCGCCGAGCCGGTGGCCGTCCAGGTCGCGTCGGCCGCTCGGGACGCCGGGTTCATCGTCAACCCCGTGGCCCCCGACGCGCTGCGGCTCGCGCCGCCGCTGGTCGTCACGACCGAGCAGCTCGACCTGTTCGTCGCCGCCCTGCCCGGGCTGCTCGACGCCGTCACGACCACGAAGGACGCCTGATGACCCGCCACTTCCTGCGCGACGACGACCTCACCGCCGAGGAGCAGGCCCTCGTGCTGCAGCGGGCGCTGGAGCTCAAGGCCGCGCCGTACTCGCGCACCCCGCTGGCCGGGCCACGCGTGGTGTCCGTCGTCTTCGACAAGCCCACCCTTCGCACCCAGGTGTCGTTCGCGGGCGCGATCACCGGCCTCGGCGGCTACCCCATGGTCGTGGACGGCAACCTCGCGCAGATCGGCACCCGCGAGTCGATCGCCGACGTCGCGCGGATCCTCGGTCCGCAGTCCGCGGCCATCGTCTGGCGCACCCACGGGCAGGAGCGCATCGAGGAGATGGCGGCGTACGCGGGGGTGCCCGTGGTGAACGCCCTCACCGACGAGTTCCACCCCTGCCAGATCCTCGCCGACCTGCTGACGGTGCTGGAGCACAAGGGGTCCCTCGCCGGCCTGACCTTCGCCTACGTCGGCGACGGGGCCAACAACATGGCGCACTCCTACCTCCTCGGCTGCGCCCTGGCCGGCCTGCACGTGCGCCTCGGCACCCCCACCAGCCACCAGCCCGACCGGGCGATCCTGGCCCGTGCCAAAGAGATCGCGGCGCAGCAGGGTGGCTCCGTCGTCGTCACCTCCGACCCCGCGGAGGCCGTCGCCGGCGCCGATGTGGTCGTGACCGACACGTGGGTGTCGATGGGGATGGAGGACCAGAAGGGCGACCGCCAGGGTGCTGCTAGCCCGTTCGTGCCGTTCGCCGTGACCGAGTCACTCATGGCGCAGGCCGCGGGGGACGCGATCTTCCTGCACTGCCTGCCTGCCTACCGAGGGCACGAGGTGGAGGCCGCCGTCATCGACGGCCCGCAGTCGGTCGTGTGGGAAGAGGCCGAGAACCGCCTGCACGCCCAGAAGGCCCTGCTGTCCTTCCTGCTGGAGGACGCGTGACGATCGCCGCGACCCGCACGGGGCGCCAGCGCCGGATCGTCGAGCTGCTCGGGCGGCACGAGGTGCGCTCCCAGGGAGACCTCCTCACGCTGCTGGCCCAGGACGGCATCGAGGTCACCCAGGCGACACTGTCGCGCGACCTGCTCGAGCTCGGCGCCGTCAAGGTCCGCACCGGCCGCTCGCTCGTGTATGCCGTGCCGGGAGAGGGTGGGGACCGCACCGCCCGCCCGGCCCCCGACGGCACCGCCCTGACCGCGCGGCTGCGCCGGGTCTGCGAGGAGCTGCTCGTCACCGCCGAGCCGTCGCACAACCTCGTGGTGCTGCGGACCCCGCCGGGAGCCGCGAACTTCCTCGCCTCCGCCATCGACCACGCCGCCCTGGCCGGGGTGCTCGGCACCATCGCCGGCGACGACACCATCATGATCATCACCACCGGCACCGACGCGAGCCGCAGGACGGCCTCCGACCTGCTGGCCCTGGCCGGCACGACCGACTGACGCACGACCGACGTTCCCCAGACCGCACCCAGAACGCACCCCCGACCGCACGCCATACCCAGGAGCACCCGTGAGT is a window of Pedococcus aerophilus DNA encoding:
- the argF gene encoding ornithine carbamoyltransferase; translation: MTRHFLRDDDLTAEEQALVLQRALELKAAPYSRTPLAGPRVVSVVFDKPTLRTQVSFAGAITGLGGYPMVVDGNLAQIGTRESIADVARILGPQSAAIVWRTHGQERIEEMAAYAGVPVVNALTDEFHPCQILADLLTVLEHKGSLAGLTFAYVGDGANNMAHSYLLGCALAGLHVRLGTPTSHQPDRAILARAKEIAAQQGGSVVVTSDPAEAVAGADVVVTDTWVSMGMEDQKGDRQGAASPFVPFAVTESLMAQAAGDAIFLHCLPAYRGHEVEAAVIDGPQSVVWEEAENRLHAQKALLSFLLEDA
- a CDS encoding acetylornithine transaminase, whose protein sequence is MTTRNDELLERYEHSVLGVFGRPPLVLSHGDGCWVHDVDGKRYLDLVGGIAVNALGHGHPALVAAISKQAGEAIHVSNLFTSPGQIALAERILGIADAPEGSAVFFANSGAEAIEAAIKLSRRTGRGGIVAAEGAFHGRTTGALALTHKAVYREPFAPLMPGVSHVPYGDEDALRAAVGPGTGAVVLEAVQGEAGVLEATTAYLQLARELTTAHGALLVVDEIQTGIGRTGTWFAFQQAGIVPDAITLAKGLGGGVPIGALVTFGPEVSGLLTVGQHGSTFGGNPLAAAAGLAVIDTIEEQGLLHHAAEAGQHLADSVAALDHPLITGVRGKGLLRAITLAEPVAVQVASAARDAGFIVNPVAPDALRLAPPLVVTTEQLDLFVAALPGLLDAVTTTKDA
- a CDS encoding arginine repressor translates to MTIAATRTGRQRRIVELLGRHEVRSQGDLLTLLAQDGIEVTQATLSRDLLELGAVKVRTGRSLVYAVPGEGGDRTARPAPDGTALTARLRRVCEELLVTAEPSHNLVVLRTPPGAANFLASAIDHAALAGVLGTIAGDDTIMIITTGTDASRRTASDLLALAGTTD
- the argB gene encoding acetylglutamate kinase; protein product: MTDHTRSAPTAVSTPTSTPTSTVRGHIGKAALRVARGKAQTLVEALPWLERFRGSLVVVKYGGNAMVDDELKAAFAQDVAFLRYAGLRPVVVHGGGPQIAQMLGRLGLESEFRGGLRVTTPEVMDVVRMVLTGQVGRELVGLLNQHGPVAVGLSGEDAGLFGARRRGTQVDGEEVDLGLVGDVVTVNPGAVQDILDAGRIPVVSTVAPDLDVEGQVLNINADTAAAALAVALGAHKLVMLTDVEGVYADWPDRDSLLSSLSVSGARDLLGRVDAGMIPKLEACVRAVDNGVPQAHVIDGRQPHSLLLEVFTSEGIGTMVVPDADTDARATHGNPARTTEGDA